The following nucleotide sequence is from Arenicella chitinivorans.
CAACAACAGACTTTTGCTCTGCCTTACCTACTCTTATACTGGAAGTTGGAACTTCATCAAAAAGACTTTTTCCATACGAGAGCGTAGAAACAAAAAGTGCAAGAAACAGAAATCTATACATGGGGTAGCTCCTTAACGCCGCGTTAAACGGCAGACAAAGTTGTGATGCTTTTGTGCAACAATTTGCGAAGCAAATGCACAAAAGCAGCGCAGCTTTGGCTGTCCAGCGAAGGGCCGAAGGCCCGGAGCGAGTTTGAACGCTTTGTTATGCTTTTGATTCGCCACCTTTAGGCCCCCAAAAAACAGCCCACATTTTTATACCAGAAAGTTCACCTATAAATTTGTGCTTTTGGCCCGCAGCAACAAAAATTGATGAGCCTTTTTTAAATGAGTGGGTAACACCATCTATTTCAATTTTGCCCGAACCTTCCATTACAAAATACAGCTCATCCTGATCGTGCGGTGTTTGATAATCTGTTCCCTCAGGTGCGAAATAAATTAGTGACATACTACCGTTTTGAAATGCTTCTATGTCCCACACGCCATCCTTCCATTTTTCTGTTGCGGGTAATGGAAGCTCCTTATCAAAAAGGTCGACATCAAAGATCATCTCTTGTTCCTTTC
It contains:
- a CDS encoding cupin domain-containing protein, whose translation is MIFDVDLFDKELPLPATEKWKDGVWDIEAFQNGSMSLIYFAPEGTDYQTPHDQDELYFVMEGSGKIEIDGVTHSFKKGSSIFVAAGQKHKFIGELSGIKMWAVFWGPKGGESKA